From one Mustela nigripes isolate SB6536 chromosome 16, MUSNIG.SB6536, whole genome shotgun sequence genomic stretch:
- the FLOT2 gene encoding flotillin-2 isoform X4, with protein sequence MTEKELLAVACEQFLGKNVQDIKNVVLQTLEGHLRSILGTLTVEQIYQDRDQFAKLVREVAAPDVGRMGIEILSFTIKDVYDKVDYLSSLGKTQTAVVQRDADIGVAEAERDAGIREAECKKEMLDVKFMADTKIADSKRAFELQKSAFSEEVNIKTAEAQLAYELQGAREQQKIRQEEIEIEVVQRKKQIAVEAQEILRTDKELIATVRRPAEAEAHRIQQIAEGEKVKQVLLAQAEAEKIRKLGEAEAAVIEAMGTAEAERMKLKAEAYQKYGDAAKMALVLEALPQIAAKIAAPLARVDEIVVLSGDNSKVTSEVNRLLAELPASVHALTGVDLSKIPLIKKATGAQA encoded by the exons ATGACAGAGAAGGAGCTGCTGGCAGTGGCCTGTGAGCAGTTTCTGGGCAAGAATGTGCAGGACATCAAGAACGTTGTTCTGCAGACCCTGGAGGGGCACCTGCGCTCCATCCTCG GGACCCTGACCGTGGAGCAGATTTATCAGGACCGAGACCAGTTTGCCAAGCTGGTGCGGGAGGTGGCTGCCCCTGACGTCGGCCGCATGGGCATCGAGATCCTCAGCTTCACCATCAAG gacGTGTATGACAAAGTGGACTATCTGAGCTCCTTGGGCAAGACGCAGACCGCCGTGGTGCAGAGAGATGCAGACATTGGGGTGGCCGAGGCCGAGCGGGACGCAGGCATCCGG GAAGCGGAGTGCAAGAAGGAGATGCTGGATGTGAAGTTCATGGCAGACACCAAGATTGCCGACTCCAAGCGAGCCTTCGAGCTGCAGAAGTCCGCTTTTAGTGAGGAGGTCAACATCAAG ACAGCCGAGGCCCAGCTGGCCTATGAGCTGCAGGGCGCCCGGGAGCAGCAGAAGATCCGGCAGGAAGAGATTGAGATCGAGGTTGTACAGCGCAAGAAGCAGATCGCAGTGGAGGCGCAGGAGATCCTTCGCACTGACAAGGAGTTGATCGCCACAGTGCGCCGCCCCGCTGAGGCTGAGGCCCACCGCATACAGCAGATCGCCGAGGGTGAAAA GGTGAAGCAGGTCCTCTTGgcgcaggcagaggctgagaagaTCCGCAAGCtcggggaggcagaggcagcggTCATCGAGGCAATGGGCACAGCAGAGGCTGAGCGGATGAAGCTCAAGGCCGAGGCCTACCAGAAATATGGGGATGCTGCCAAGATGGCTCTGGTGCTGGAGGCCCTGCCCCAG ATTGCTGCTAAAATCGCCGCCCCCCTGGCCAGAGTTGATGAGATTGTGGTCCTCAGCGGGGACAACAGCAAGGTGACATCAGAAGTCAACCGGCTGCTGGCCGAGCTGCCAGCCTCCGTGCACGCCCTCACAGGTGTGGACCTGTCCAAG ATACCCCTGATCAAGAAGGCCACCGGTGCACAGGCGTGA
- the FLOT2 gene encoding flotillin-2 isoform X2: protein MGNCHTVGPNEALVVSGGCCGSDYKQYVFGGWAWAWWCISDTQRLSLEVMTILCRCENIETSEGVPLFVTGVAQVKIMTEKELLAVACEQFLGKNVQDIKNVVLQTLEGHLRSILGTLTVEQIYQDRDQFAKLVREVAAPDVGRMGIEILSFTIKDVYDKVDYLSSLGKTQTAVVQRDADIGVAEAERDAGIREAECKKEMLDVKFMADTKIADSKRAFELQKSAFSEEVNIKTAEAQLAYELQGAREQQKIRQEEIEIEVVQRKKQIAVEAQEILRTDKELIATVRRPAEAEAHRIQQIAEGEKVKQVLLAQAEAEKIRKLGEAEAAVIEAMGTAEAERMKLKAEAYQKYGDAAKMALVLEALPQIAAKIAAPLARVDEIVVLSGDNSKVTSEVNRLLAELPASVHALTGVDLSKIPLIKKATGAQA, encoded by the exons ATGGGCAATTGCCACACGGTGGGGCCCAACGAGGCGCTGGTGGTTTCAG GGGGCTGTTGTGGTTCTGACTATAAACAGTACGTGTTTGGcggctgggcctgggcctggtgGTGTATCTCCGACACTCAGAG ACTGTCTCTGGAGGTTATGACCATCCTGTGTCGCTGTGAGAATATTGAGACGTCGGAGGGGGTCCCGCTATTCGTAACAGGGGTTGCACAG GTGAAGATCATGACAGAGAAGGAGCTGCTGGCAGTGGCCTGTGAGCAGTTTCTGGGCAAGAATGTGCAGGACATCAAGAACGTTGTTCTGCAGACCCTGGAGGGGCACCTGCGCTCCATCCTCG GGACCCTGACCGTGGAGCAGATTTATCAGGACCGAGACCAGTTTGCCAAGCTGGTGCGGGAGGTGGCTGCCCCTGACGTCGGCCGCATGGGCATCGAGATCCTCAGCTTCACCATCAAG gacGTGTATGACAAAGTGGACTATCTGAGCTCCTTGGGCAAGACGCAGACCGCCGTGGTGCAGAGAGATGCAGACATTGGGGTGGCCGAGGCCGAGCGGGACGCAGGCATCCGG GAAGCGGAGTGCAAGAAGGAGATGCTGGATGTGAAGTTCATGGCAGACACCAAGATTGCCGACTCCAAGCGAGCCTTCGAGCTGCAGAAGTCCGCTTTTAGTGAGGAGGTCAACATCAAG ACAGCCGAGGCCCAGCTGGCCTATGAGCTGCAGGGCGCCCGGGAGCAGCAGAAGATCCGGCAGGAAGAGATTGAGATCGAGGTTGTACAGCGCAAGAAGCAGATCGCAGTGGAGGCGCAGGAGATCCTTCGCACTGACAAGGAGTTGATCGCCACAGTGCGCCGCCCCGCTGAGGCTGAGGCCCACCGCATACAGCAGATCGCCGAGGGTGAAAA GGTGAAGCAGGTCCTCTTGgcgcaggcagaggctgagaagaTCCGCAAGCtcggggaggcagaggcagcggTCATCGAGGCAATGGGCACAGCAGAGGCTGAGCGGATGAAGCTCAAGGCCGAGGCCTACCAGAAATATGGGGATGCTGCCAAGATGGCTCTGGTGCTGGAGGCCCTGCCCCAG ATTGCTGCTAAAATCGCCGCCCCCCTGGCCAGAGTTGATGAGATTGTGGTCCTCAGCGGGGACAACAGCAAGGTGACATCAGAAGTCAACCGGCTGCTGGCCGAGCTGCCAGCCTCCGTGCACGCCCTCACAGGTGTGGACCTGTCCAAG ATACCCCTGATCAAGAAGGCCACCGGTGCACAGGCGTGA
- the FLOT2 gene encoding flotillin-2 isoform X1 encodes MGNCHTVGPNEALVVSGGCCGSDYKQYVFGGWAWAWWCISDTQRISLEIMTLQPRCEDVETAEGVALTVTGVAQVKIMTEKELLAVACEQFLGKNVQDIKNVVLQTLEGHLRSILGTLTVEQIYQDRDQFAKLVREVAAPDVGRMGIEILSFTIKDVYDKVDYLSSLGKTQTAVVQRDADIGVAEAERDAGIREAECKKEMLDVKFMADTKIADSKRAFELQKSAFSEEVNIKTAEAQLAYELQGAREQQKIRQEEIEIEVVQRKKQIAVEAQEILRTDKELIATVRRPAEAEAHRIQQIAEGEKVKQVLLAQAEAEKIRKLGEAEAAVIEAMGTAEAERMKLKAEAYQKYGDAAKMALVLEALPQIAAKIAAPLARVDEIVVLSGDNSKVTSEVNRLLAELPASVHALTGVDLSKIPLIKKATGAQA; translated from the exons ATGGGCAATTGCCACACGGTGGGGCCCAACGAGGCGCTGGTGGTTTCAG GGGGCTGTTGTGGTTCTGACTATAAACAGTACGTGTTTGGcggctgggcctgggcctggtgGTGTATCTCCGACACTCAGAG GATTTCCCTAGAGATTATGACGTTGCAGCCCCGCTGCGAGGACGTAGAGACGGCCGAGGGGGTAGCTTTAACTGTGACGGGTGTCGCCCAG GTGAAGATCATGACAGAGAAGGAGCTGCTGGCAGTGGCCTGTGAGCAGTTTCTGGGCAAGAATGTGCAGGACATCAAGAACGTTGTTCTGCAGACCCTGGAGGGGCACCTGCGCTCCATCCTCG GGACCCTGACCGTGGAGCAGATTTATCAGGACCGAGACCAGTTTGCCAAGCTGGTGCGGGAGGTGGCTGCCCCTGACGTCGGCCGCATGGGCATCGAGATCCTCAGCTTCACCATCAAG gacGTGTATGACAAAGTGGACTATCTGAGCTCCTTGGGCAAGACGCAGACCGCCGTGGTGCAGAGAGATGCAGACATTGGGGTGGCCGAGGCCGAGCGGGACGCAGGCATCCGG GAAGCGGAGTGCAAGAAGGAGATGCTGGATGTGAAGTTCATGGCAGACACCAAGATTGCCGACTCCAAGCGAGCCTTCGAGCTGCAGAAGTCCGCTTTTAGTGAGGAGGTCAACATCAAG ACAGCCGAGGCCCAGCTGGCCTATGAGCTGCAGGGCGCCCGGGAGCAGCAGAAGATCCGGCAGGAAGAGATTGAGATCGAGGTTGTACAGCGCAAGAAGCAGATCGCAGTGGAGGCGCAGGAGATCCTTCGCACTGACAAGGAGTTGATCGCCACAGTGCGCCGCCCCGCTGAGGCTGAGGCCCACCGCATACAGCAGATCGCCGAGGGTGAAAA GGTGAAGCAGGTCCTCTTGgcgcaggcagaggctgagaagaTCCGCAAGCtcggggaggcagaggcagcggTCATCGAGGCAATGGGCACAGCAGAGGCTGAGCGGATGAAGCTCAAGGCCGAGGCCTACCAGAAATATGGGGATGCTGCCAAGATGGCTCTGGTGCTGGAGGCCCTGCCCCAG ATTGCTGCTAAAATCGCCGCCCCCCTGGCCAGAGTTGATGAGATTGTGGTCCTCAGCGGGGACAACAGCAAGGTGACATCAGAAGTCAACCGGCTGCTGGCCGAGCTGCCAGCCTCCGTGCACGCCCTCACAGGTGTGGACCTGTCCAAG ATACCCCTGATCAAGAAGGCCACCGGTGCACAGGCGTGA
- the FLOT2 gene encoding flotillin-2 isoform X3, producing MTLQPRCEDVETAEGVALTVTGVAQVKIMTEKELLAVACEQFLGKNVQDIKNVVLQTLEGHLRSILGTLTVEQIYQDRDQFAKLVREVAAPDVGRMGIEILSFTIKDVYDKVDYLSSLGKTQTAVVQRDADIGVAEAERDAGIREAECKKEMLDVKFMADTKIADSKRAFELQKSAFSEEVNIKTAEAQLAYELQGAREQQKIRQEEIEIEVVQRKKQIAVEAQEILRTDKELIATVRRPAEAEAHRIQQIAEGEKVKQVLLAQAEAEKIRKLGEAEAAVIEAMGTAEAERMKLKAEAYQKYGDAAKMALVLEALPQIAAKIAAPLARVDEIVVLSGDNSKVTSEVNRLLAELPASVHALTGVDLSKIPLIKKATGAQA from the exons ATGACGTTGCAGCCCCGCTGCGAGGACGTAGAGACGGCCGAGGGGGTAGCTTTAACTGTGACGGGTGTCGCCCAG GTGAAGATCATGACAGAGAAGGAGCTGCTGGCAGTGGCCTGTGAGCAGTTTCTGGGCAAGAATGTGCAGGACATCAAGAACGTTGTTCTGCAGACCCTGGAGGGGCACCTGCGCTCCATCCTCG GGACCCTGACCGTGGAGCAGATTTATCAGGACCGAGACCAGTTTGCCAAGCTGGTGCGGGAGGTGGCTGCCCCTGACGTCGGCCGCATGGGCATCGAGATCCTCAGCTTCACCATCAAG gacGTGTATGACAAAGTGGACTATCTGAGCTCCTTGGGCAAGACGCAGACCGCCGTGGTGCAGAGAGATGCAGACATTGGGGTGGCCGAGGCCGAGCGGGACGCAGGCATCCGG GAAGCGGAGTGCAAGAAGGAGATGCTGGATGTGAAGTTCATGGCAGACACCAAGATTGCCGACTCCAAGCGAGCCTTCGAGCTGCAGAAGTCCGCTTTTAGTGAGGAGGTCAACATCAAG ACAGCCGAGGCCCAGCTGGCCTATGAGCTGCAGGGCGCCCGGGAGCAGCAGAAGATCCGGCAGGAAGAGATTGAGATCGAGGTTGTACAGCGCAAGAAGCAGATCGCAGTGGAGGCGCAGGAGATCCTTCGCACTGACAAGGAGTTGATCGCCACAGTGCGCCGCCCCGCTGAGGCTGAGGCCCACCGCATACAGCAGATCGCCGAGGGTGAAAA GGTGAAGCAGGTCCTCTTGgcgcaggcagaggctgagaagaTCCGCAAGCtcggggaggcagaggcagcggTCATCGAGGCAATGGGCACAGCAGAGGCTGAGCGGATGAAGCTCAAGGCCGAGGCCTACCAGAAATATGGGGATGCTGCCAAGATGGCTCTGGTGCTGGAGGCCCTGCCCCAG ATTGCTGCTAAAATCGCCGCCCCCCTGGCCAGAGTTGATGAGATTGTGGTCCTCAGCGGGGACAACAGCAAGGTGACATCAGAAGTCAACCGGCTGCTGGCCGAGCTGCCAGCCTCCGTGCACGCCCTCACAGGTGTGGACCTGTCCAAG ATACCCCTGATCAAGAAGGCCACCGGTGCACAGGCGTGA